A region of the Arenibacter antarcticus genome:
TACCTCCTTGTGATCTCCTAAGGTCTTGTGTCTATGCCCAATTATAAGGTAGATGCCTACTGCGTGTATCGTTTAAATTGTAACTTACCCAATTAGGCTGTGGCAGTTAAGCGTCAATTTTAAATATTTTGTATTTTGATTTATCTATTTTACTTTTCCTGGATAGTACTTAAAAGTGTCTCGAAAAACAATAGTAATTGATGCCGCGTTTTTAGGTGTCGAATAATTGATTTGGATTAGGTGCTTTTTTATTTACTATAAGTAAGACATGAAGGCGATTTGGGCAACTATTCCTACAGATATAAAGTCCCTAACGTATGAGTGCGTTACCTTAACTTTCAAGATAAACTTATCACTCAAAAGCAATAATAAAGATTATCAGATCAGAAACGGATAATGTATTATAATAAGCCTTATTTAGTGATTCCTTTGGTTGGGATCAGGGTAAAGGTTTTAGGTAAATAACATTCTTAATCACTGGGAATGATTTTTTTATAAATTATATAGGAATAATCAAATACCTTATTAAAATTTCTAATTTTGCCACTATGCAGGAAACATTGGAAAAGTACCTTCCTGAGAGAGCGGTAGGATTGTGTCTGGAGCTCATAAAGGAAAATGATGTAAACTTAAAAATTGTAAACCAGCGTGTTACGCGTCATGGTGATTACAGAAGGTTGCCTAACGGTGCGCATATGATTACCGTAAATGTAAGCTTGAACAAATATCGATTTTTGATTACCTTGGTGCATGAAATTGCGCATCTGGTGGCGTTTGAGAAATATGGAAAAACAATTAAGCCCCATGGTGTCCAATGGAAAATGACATTTCAATATTTAATGCTCCCCTTTATTAGGCCAGAGGTGTTCCCTACCAAAATATTGCCGCTTTTGGCCAATCATTTTAAGAACCCTAAAGCCAGCAGTGATACCGATGCAAGACTATCCATAGCGCTCAAGGAATTTGACAAGCAGGAGGAGGGGAAGAATTATGTGTTTCAGTTGCCACATGGCAGTATATTCCGAATTTATAACGGTAAATTGTTCCAAAAGAAAAATAAAAGGGTAAAACGATATGAATGTATAGAAGTGGCAACTGGGAAAGTGTATCTTTTTCAACCGAATGCCGAGGTAGAATTGATAAAGACCTAAGCGATGGAAATGAATAAAAATTATTATGCCGTTTTGATGGCTGGTGGAGTAGGGTCGCGATTTTGGCCTATAAGTACCTCCGATTTTCCAAAGCAATTTCACGATATGTTAGGTGCAGGGGATACTTTGATTCAAAAAACGTTTAAGCGACTGAATAAATTTATTCCTACAGAAAACATATTGATCTTGACCAATGAGAGGTATAACCAATTGGTTTTAGAGCAATTGCCATTGGTGAAACAGGAGCAAGTGGTTTTGGAACCTGCCATGCGCAATACCGCTCCCTGTATTTTATATGCTGCATTAAAAATACAAAAGAAGAATCCGGATGCTGTTATGATTGTTGCACCCAGCGATCATTGGATCGAGGATGAAAGTGCATTTGCTAGAGATGTGGTTAGCTGTTTTAACAAATGTGAAAAAGAAGATGTTCTTTGTACCCTGGGGATAAAACCAACCTTTCCCAATACCGGTTTTGGTTATATAGAATATGAAAAAACAGATACCACTCCTGTAAAAAGGGTAAAACAGTTTAGGGAAAAACCAGACTATGAAACTGCTAAAGAATTTTTAAGCCAAGGAAATTTTTTATGGAACGCCGGAATTTTTATGTGGAGTGTTTCGGCCATAGTCAACTCCTTTGAGAAATACTGCCCTGAACAGTACAACTTATTCTGGAAAGGTGTAGGTTATTACAATACAGAGGAAGAAAGTGCATTTATTTTGGAGCATTATCCGAAGGCTGAGAATATTTCCATAGATTACGCAATTTTAGAGCCATCATCCAATATTGTAGTGCTACCGGCCTCATTTGATTGGAGCGATTTGGGGACCTGGGGGTCCTTATACGATAAGTTGGATAAAGATGATGACAACAACGCTGTGGTGAATGCTAGAGTGCTAAGCGTGAATGCCAACGGCAATATCATTCGTGCCCCAAAAGAGAAAATTGTTGTTGTAGATGGATTAAACGATTACATAATTGTGGATAAAAAAGAGGTGTTGCTAATATATCCGAAATCTAAGGAACAGGAAATTAAAAAAGTACTTACAAAGGTTAAAGATCAGTTTGGTGATCAGTTTGCGTAAAGATGGAAGAAAATTTAAAGAAAAAGGACGATAAGGGGTTTTCTAATGGAAACCCAGAGAATATCAAGAGAGATTTTAAAGGCCTTTTAGGAGGGGTCGGGGTATTCTTGAAGGATTTATTAGATATTCGTGACAATACTGATCAAGAGGCTACCAAAGCGTCCATTATTGCTGATATACCCTTTAAGGGACATACGTCATGGATTTTGATCTGCTCTATTTTTATAGCATCTGTGGGGCTGAATGCCAATAGTACAGCAGTGGTAATAGGTGCGATGTTAATCTCTCCCCTTATGGGACCTATTTTAGGTGTGGGGCTTTCTTTGGCTACCAATGATATTGATACCTTAAGGCGATCGTTAAAGAATTTCGCAGTCATGGTGGTGCTCAGTGTTTTTACTGCGTTCTTGTTCTTCTACTTTTTTCCATTGCGCGATGAATCATCGGAGCTACTAGCTCGTACGGCACCAGACATTAGGGATGTGCTTATTGCCTTTTTTGGTGGCCTTGCCCTAGTGATTGCCAGAGCAAAAAAAGGGACCATTGCCAGTGTGATCTTTGGTGTTGCAATTGCCACCGCTTTAATGCCTCCATTATGTACCGTAGGTTTTGGATTGGCCATTGGTAATTTTGGGTATGCTACAGGAGCAATGTACCTCTTTACAATAAATACCATTTTTATTGGTTTGGCGACCTTCCTGGTGATAAAAGTGTTGCGCTTCCCTATGGTGCGGTATGCCAATTCTCAACGCCGAAGGTTTATTGCAAGAATGGCCTCTATAGTTGCTATTTTAGTTATGATTCCAGCAGGATTTACCTTTTATGATGTCTTTCAGGAATCGCTTTTCAGAAAGGAAGCCAAGCAGTTTATTGCCAATAATATTAAGCCCTATGAATTACCTGGGGAAGGTAGATACCTAGATAACCTAACGGATATTGCGTACGCGCATGGGAAAGATGGCTATATAGAATTGGTGTTTATGGGCAGTGAATCTATCCCGGATAATGTCGTAGCTACTTGGAATACGCAAAAGAACAATTATGTTAAGTTGCGGAACGTGGAATTAAAAATTGTACAAGGTTCCAAGAATTTGGAATTGGATCAAATGAAGTACGTAAACGAACTGTACGAAACTAAAAAAGCTGAACTCTTAAGTAAGGAACAACAAATACAGGTCCTAAAAGAAGAGGTGGGGAAAATGAGTAAAATTGCTGCCCAACAAATCCCTTTTCAAGAAATTAGTGCAGAGGCAAAGACCAATTATGAGAATTTGAGTAATTTGGGTTTTGCCTATACTATTACGACCGATTTTAGTAAGTTAGATACCATCCCCGTTTTTAATGTGCAATGGAAAAAAGGACTGTCTAGCCATCAAAAAACAAAGGACACCCAAAAATTAACTGACTGGTTGCGATTAAGATTAAAGAATGCTAAAATTCAGGTAAGGGAAGAAAAAATTTAATTTCTTTCTTCTATATACATCTGGCGCACCTTTTTAAAGAGTTCCGAGGAATAGACAAAGTCTGTTACCGCCTCGTTATCTGTTTTAAAAATCTCCTTATTGCTGCCTTCCCATTCTTTGAGTCCGTTCTTTAGGAAAATTATCTTTTCGCCTATTTCCATAACGGAGTTCATATCATGAGTATTGATCACCGTGGTAATGTCGTATTCCTGGGTTATTTCATGGATCAGATTGTCGATCAGTATTGCTGTCTTGGGATCCAATCCAGAATTGGGTTCATCGCAAAACAAATATTTGGGGTTCATCACTATGGCCCTTGCAATGGCTACCCTTTTTTGCATTCCCCCAGATATTTCAGAAGGAAATTTTTTATGGGCATCCAAAAGGTTTACCCTTTTTAATACAAAATCTGCCCGGTCCTGCATTTCTGATTTGGATTGTTTGGTAAACATGGTTAATGGAAACATAACATTGCCCTCTACGGTCATAGAATCGAATAAAGCGCTACCCTGGAATACCATGCCCATCTCTTGCCTAAGATCTCGCTGTTCGTCTCCCGTTAAGTCGGAATAGATTTTTCCATCATAACTAATAGTGCCCTTATCTGTACTAAAGAGGCCGAGTAAGCATTTTATAAATACAGTTTTACCAGACCCACTTTGGCCGATGATTAAATTGGTCTTGCCCTTCTCAAAATTAGAACTGATCCCTTTTAATACATGGGAGTCATCAAAAGATTTATGGATGTTGTTTACTTCTATCATTAGCCCAATAGTAATTGTGTTAGCACATAGTTGAAAATAATAATAACTACACTGGTCCATACAAAGGAAGTAGTACTCGCTTTCCCTACTTCCAAGGCTCCACCTTTCATATAATACCCATGGAAAGAGGGTATGGTGGCAATGACGAGTGCAAAAACAATCGATTTTAAAAAGGAATAAGTGATGTGAAATGGAATAAAATCTAATTGTAGTCCTTCTACAAAGTCGGCACTGGAACTAAATCCGCCGAAAACTCCAGCTACCCAGCCTCCAAAAATACCTACGTACATAGCAATGGCTATTACAAAAGGATAGAATAGCATGGCAATAATTTTCGGAAAGACTAAATAGTTTAAAGAATTGACTCCCATGATCTCCAGAGCATCAATTTGTTCCGTTACCCGCATCGTTCCAATACTAGAAGTGATATAAGACCCCACTTTCCCCGCCATAATAATAGAGGTGAAAGTCGGTGCAAATTCCAATATAACCGATTGCCTGGTGGCAAAACCGATAAGGTTTCTGGGTATTAATGGATTGGTAATGTTTAGAGCGGTCTGTATTGCTACAACACCACCTATGAAAAACGAGATAAAAATTATTATGCCGAGGGATCCATAAATAAGTTCGTCAATTTCCTTTAAGATCAACTTTTTCATTACAGACCATTTTGTGGGTTTTTTAAAAACCTCCCTGATCATAATAAAATAGCTGCCAATCGATGCTAAGTAGTTCATTCAATATAAATATGCTTGCAAATGTAAAAATAACAATATTAAGAATCATTTAACCTTCAATTGAGGTATAAAGGTTTAAATTCTATATTTTTGAGTTTCATAAAATTTATAATAATGATAAAAAGAAGTGTATTAGTATTGTTTTTGTTGGTATTCCTTGGTTATGCCAGCGTTCCTTTGCATGCCCAAAGGAAATCTCGGAATAAAATAGAGATTAGTGAGACTAAAGAGATTGCTGCTACTCCAAAACTGGTAGTTGGTATCGTAGTGGATCAAATGAGGTATGATTATCTTACCCGTTTTTGGGATCGCTATGGGGAAGGTGGATTTAAACGAATGGTGAATGACGGTTTTAACTGTAAAAACAATCATTTCAATTATGCGCCAACCTACACTGGCCCGGGGCATGCATCTGTGTATACCGGTACTTCCCCTTCTGTACATGGTATAATAGGAAATGATTGGTACGATAAATTTGATGATAAAAGTGTATACTGTGCAGGAGATGATTCCTATAACTCTGTGGGTACCGCCTCCGACTCGGGGAAAATGTCTCCCCATAGGATGCAATCTACTACCATGACAGATCAATTGCGATTGCATACCCAAATGCAAGGGAAAGTAATTGCAGTTGCTATAAAAGATAGGGGTGCTGTTTTACCTGGAGGTCATTCTGCTAATGCAGCCTACTGGTTTAAAGGTGGCGATGAGGGCAATTGGATAACAAGTACGTATTATATGGATGAATTGCCTACTTGGGTAAAGGATTTCAATACCAAAAGAAGTGTAGATGCGTACAAAAAGCCATGGACTACCCTAAAGGATATCAATACCTATGCAGAAAGCGGATCGGATAAGAATAATTATGAAGGCTTATTTAAAGGGAAGGCTTCGGCTACTTTCCCATATGACCTAGAGGCTTTGTGGGATGATAATGACCAATATAGCATACTTGCCAACACGCCCTATGGAAACAGTCTGACTACCGATTTTGCATTGGCTGCGTTAGACAAGGAATCCTTGGGAGAGGATAATATCACGGATTTCCTTGCGGTGAGTTACTCAAGTACGGATTATGTAGGGCATAAATGGGGTGTTAATTCCAAGGAGATACAAGATACTTATATGCGTTTGGACCAAGATTTAGAGCGCCTATTTAAAAGATTGGATGAGAAGGTTGGAGTAGGGGAATACACTGTTTTTCTTACTGCAGACCACGCAGCGGTTCATGTGCCGGCCTATTTGAAGGATCAGAAAATACCGGCAAACTATTTGTCGTTAACAGACATAAAGAATAAGCTAAACGATTATCTTAAATATACTTTTGGATCTACGGAAATCATTAAAAACATTTCTAACAATCAGATATTCTTGGATCATAAGGTGGTGAATAATTTGGATATAGACCTTGCTGAGATTCAAAATAATATTGCTCAAGAACTAATACTGTACGAAGGAATTTATAAGATATATACCGCCAATCAGATGTGGCAAAATAATTATACCAAGGGAATTTCCAATATTATACAGAATGGGTACAATCAGAAACGTTCTGGCGACATCCTTATCGTTTATGATCCATCTGCTATTAGTTATAATAAAACAGGATCTACCCATGGGTCTCCGTGGATATACGATACTCATTCTCCTTTATTGTTCTTTGGAAAAGGGATTAAAAAAGGGAGTACGGTAAACAGGACTGAAATTCCTGATATTGCCCCGACCATTTCAGCTCTTTTGGGGATGGCATTTCCTTCAGGGACAACTGGAGCACCTATAGTTGAGGTGTTAGAATAGTCAAAATATTGTTTTAGTAAGGGCCAAGCATTTCTTCTTAGAAAAGTTTGGCCCTTATTTTTTTCCAACGCAACTGGCGAATAAATTTACCTTCGGCTGTATTTACTAAAAAGGGTGACTTTTCTTTTTTTGCTTTTAAAAATCCCCGCATATTATCCCAGAATACTTTAGGCTTATGGTGCTTGAAGGCCATTTTAATGGAGGCGATAAAGCTAATTATCAGCCCGTACCTCATGGTGTACATGGCTTTTCCCTGTAGTAATCTCGCTTTTTGGTTGTATCCTTTTCCTAGGGGGCGAAGGTGTTTAACCGCCAAGCTATCTTCAGTGTGTATTTCAAAGGAATAGTACTGCGCAAGTAACTCATCTACTGTATCCCATCCCATTGCGTTTTTAAGTCCACCAATAGCTTTAAAACAAGTTTTGGAATACGCCTTAAAGGCTCCGCGAACGTGATCTTTATCCATGGGGTGATTTAAAATCCATTCCCCGCTTTTATCCTGCTCATAAATAAACCCTCCGGCAATTCCAGCCTTTGGATTAAGGTGAAAAATTTCGGCAATTTTTTTAAAGTAATCAGATGGCAGTATGGTGTCTGCATCTAATTTCACTAAGAAATCATAGTCAAGATCAATTATCTCCAAGCCTTTGTTAAAGGCATTAATTACTTTGCTTCCCGGCATATGCTCCTCGGAGGAAGTAGTGTTCAGCTTGGTGATAAAGGGATATTTGGAGGTGAAGTGGTCTATTACACTTTCCGTATTGTCCGTAGAATGGTCATTTACTACCACCACTCTAAAAGGTGTTAAGCTTTGGTTTGCTACGGATTGCAAGTTGTCCGAAAGGAAATTGCCCTCATTGTGGGCTGGGATGATAATTTGGTATTTCATCGTTTATTTTAAACAGCCTCTAAAATACAAAATACAATTGTGGATCACCTGGCTCTTTCAAGGGGTGGAAATCCCTTTATTTGGAATTGTTGTTAGCGTGTATTTTCCGCTCTGCATAGACTATGTAATAACGCGGGGTAAAGCTTCTAAGCAATGGTCTAATGCCTAGTTTTTTAACAGGATTAGTCCATTTGGCACTATCTTTAACTTCCCATCCAGCTTTTTCCAATAGCCAATCAAACTGCCATGGCTCAAATTCATGGAAATGCCTATCCCAAGCGTCGGTTTTACTGCGGTAGGCTGGTGAAAACCATAAACGTAACGGGATACTAGCCACTAATTTATTACTTTTTATTTCCGTTAGAATGTTGTATGGAGCAATTAAGTGTTCAAATATTTCGAAGGCAGTGACCACCTCGGCAGAACTTTTTTGAACAGAGGTGTAATCCAAATCTAAATCCTCCCCTTTAGTATTGGATACGCTATAACCGTTCTCTTTCATGATTCTAGAGAACGGGTTTTCTACACCAAGGTCCAAGATCGTTTGATCTGGAGATATGTGTTTTTTAAGAAAGTCAAGCGTATTTTTAAAACGTTTATTCGGAAAAGTTTTCTCGTACATGGACTCGTTGCTATTATACTCTGTAAACGATGGCATTTACATTCATTCCAGCGCCAACGCTGGCAAAGATAACAACATCTCCTTTGGAAATAGATTGATTTTCTACTTTTCCTTTTTTTACCATATCGAATAAAGTAGGTATTGTGGCCACCGAACTATTTCCCAGTTTAGCTATAGTCATTGGCATAATGCCTTTTGGCATTTCCTGATTGTATAGTTTGTAAAATCGCTTGATAATAGCTTCGTCCATTTTTTCATTCGCCTGGTGGATAAAAATTTTATTTACCTCCGATATGGCAACTCCGCTCTGGTCCAAGCATTCTTTCATGGCTAGAGGGACATTGGTGATAGCAAATTCATAAATTTTTCTCCCGTACATTTTTATGTACCTGTGGTCTTCATCGACCTGCTTGGAAAAAGAATCACCAAAGAAAAGGAAATACGCTTCCCCATTGGCATAAGTGGCACTATTGTGAGCTAATATTTGGCCATTATCCTCTCTTGATTCTACTATGGTGGCTCCGGCTCCGTCCGAGTAGATCATGGAATCGCGGTCATGCTTGTCAACAACCCTAGATAGTGTTTCTGCCCCAATAACAAGGCATTTTTTAGCAATCCCACTTTTTATAAATGCATTTGCCTGAATTACTCCTTCTAGCCAGCCTGGACAGCCAAACATGAGGTCATATGCCACACATTTTGGATTGTTTATTTTTAATTGGTGCTTCACCCTGGTTGCCAAGCTGGGTAAGGTGTCCCCTTGACTTTTACCCTCGGAAACATCGCCGAAATTATGGGCGAAAATGATGTAATCCAATTCTTCCTTATCAATGCCAGCATCGGCAATGGCTTTTTCAGCCGCAAAGAAGGCCATATTGGAAGTGTTTATATCTTTGGTTGCATAACGGCGCTCCTCTATACCAGTAATGCTCCTAAATTTTTGAATAATAACTTCATTGGAATGATTAAATGAAGTGCCATCATCATTTAAAAATTCATGTTCTAGAAAATCTACGTTTTTGGTTACTACTGATGGTAAGTAAGAACCAGTTCCTGTAATTCCAATTTTCATAATAGGTTACTCATTTTTTATTTTAAATATAATACAATGGGTCAGGTCTATTCTTTCGGCATAAAATTGCTTACGATGTCCAAGCATGACGTTCATTGATAGTTGTAAAGGAAAACAGCCTTTTAAATTTATGTAAAAGGCTGCTAACTAGTTGATTTGCTGATGTTTCTACGCGTCCATATAGGCCTCTATTGGAGCGCAGGTACAGATTAAATTACGGTCTCCATAGGTTTCGTCCACGCGCCTTACGGATGGCCAAAATTTGTTTTCCATGATATAAGGAAGTGGAAAAGCAGCTTTTTGTCTACTATAAGGGAATTCCCAGTTGTCCGAAGTAACCATTTCCAAAGTATGTGGAGCGTTTTTAAGGGGATTGTTGTTGTCATCGATCAATGCCTCATCTATTTCTTCCCTAATTGCGTGCATTGCGCCACAAAACCGGTCCAATTCTGCGAGGCTTTCACTTTCCGTGGGCTCTATCATTAAGGTTCCAGCTACAGGGAAGGAAACGGTTGGAGCATGGAAGCCGTAATCCATTAATCTTTTGGCTATATCGGATACTTCAATGCCTTTTTGCTTAAAAGGGCGACAGTCAATAATCATTTCATGGGCAGCTCTTCCTCTTTCTCCAGTGTAAAGAACCTCGAACTTTCCACTTAATTTATTTTTTATATAATTTGCATTTAAGATAGCGGTCCTTGTGGATTGGGTAAGTCCACTTTCTCCTAACATTTTTATATATCCGTAAGAAATAAGACATACCAAGGAGCTTCCCCAAGGTGCAGCAGATATTGCTGTTATAGCATTCTTTCCTCCTGTTTTAATTACAGGGTTTCCAGGTAAAAATGGAACCAATTGCTCTGCTACGCAAATTGGGCCAACACCAGGACCACCTCCCCCGTGAGGAATGGCAAAGGTTTTGTGAAGGTTTAAATGACAAACATCTGCGCCAATGGTTGCAGGGTTGGTGAGCCCTACTTGGGCATTCATATTGGCACCGTCCATATAAACTTGTCCGCCATTGTCATGGATCAATTTGGTGATTTCTTTTATAGACGATTCAAAAACCCCATGGGTAGATGGATAAGTCACCATTAAGGCGGCAAGGTTGTCTTTGTGCAAAATGGCTTTTTCAGCCAAATCACTTACATCAATATTGCCGTTATCGTCGGTTTTAGTCACCACTACCTTCATTCCCGCCATAACTGCCGAAGCCGGATTGGTTCCATGCGCTGAGGCTGGGATTAGGCATATGTTTCTATGTCCCTCTTTTCTAGATTCATGATAGGCCCTAATTACCATTAGTCCAGCATATTCGCCTTGTGCCCCAGAATTGGGTTGTAGGGAGGTGCCGGCAAATCCGGTGATTATATTTAGGTCCTTCTCTAATTCTTTTAGCATTATTTGATATCCTTCCGCCTGATCTATTGGCGCAAAAGGATGTATATTGGCCCAGCGTGCCATGCTAAGAGGAAGCATTTCTGAGGCTGCATTCAATTTCATGGTACAGGATCCCAAGGAAATCATGGAATGGTTCAATGCCAAATCCTTTCTTTCCAATTTCTTTATGTATCGCATCAACTCCGTTTCAGAATGATAGGAGTTGAAAACCGAATTGGCTAAAAACGGGGAGTTTCTCTTAACTGATGGGAGGATGGCCGAGGTGGAATTTAATGCCACAATGGTGTTCTCTTCTTTATCTAATGCTTCTGCGAAAATTGCAGTTATTGCCTGTAAATCCTTTAAAGAGGTTGCCTCGTTTAGTGAGATACTTATGGTATTACCATCAATATAATTAAAATTCACTCCTTGTTTTTCGGCGATTGCTTTTACTTTTTCAGCATCCGCGTTTACCATCAAGGTGTCAAAATAAGAGGAATTGATCTGGGAAACACCTAATTTCTCCAAGCTTTGCGCTAAGGTAGTGGCTGAGGAATGTACCTTGTTGGCAATGTATTCTAGTCCTTTGGGGCCATGGTACACTGCGTACATTCCTGCCATTACAGCTAAAAGTACTTGGGCAGTACAGATATTGGAAGTAGCTTTATCTCTTTTTATATGTTGTTCCCTGGTCTGCAATGCCATTCTTAGGGCGGTTTTGCCGTCGGTATCCTTGGTGACGCCAATAATTCTGCCGGGAATACTTCTTTTATATTCCTCCTTGGTGGCAAAATATGCAGCATGGGGACCACCATAGCCTAATGGAATACCAAATCGCTGTGTAGTACCCACTACCACATCGGCGCCAAATTCGCCCGGAGGGGTTAACATAACAAGACTTAATAGGTCTGCTGCTACTGCTGTTTTTATATTATTTTCTGAAGCTTTTACCACAAATGGTGCAAAATCGTGTACCTGACCATTTTTGCCTGGATATTGAAGAAGGGCGCCGTAGAAATCCTCGCCAAAAGTAAAATCTTCGTGGTTGCCAATCGTTAATTCAATTCCTAAGGGGGCCGATCTTGTTTTTAGTAAGGAAAGGGTCTGTGGTAAAATTTCCTCTGAAACGAAAAATTTCAACACATTGTTTTTCTTTTGCTCCCTAGAGCGTAATTCATAGAGCATGGCCATTGCTTCTGCAGCTGCCGTACTTTCGTCCAAAAGGGAAGCATTGGCCAGTTCCATCCCTGTTAAATCTACCACCATGGTCTGGAAATTTAACAAGGCCTCTAAACGTCCTTGGGCAATTTCTGCTTGATATGGGGTGTAGGCGGTATACCAACCTGGGTTTTCTAGAATGTTTCTTTTAATGACCGAAGGGGTTAGACCCTCATGGTACCCAAGGCCTATATAGGATTTGAAAATTTTATTTTTTTCCGATAGTTCCTGGATGTGCGACAAGTACTCGTGTTCGCTCATAGGTGGGTCCAGTACTAGTGGCTGCCTTAGTCTAATATCATCGGGGATGGTTTCTGTAATTAATTCGTCTAGAGTTTCTACTTTTATGGTTGCTAACATCTGTTGAAGATCTTCTTCTTCAATGCCAATGTGGCGTAAGGCAAATACGTCTGTCCTCATAGTTTGAGTATTTTATCTAAAAATAATGGTGTGCAAAAGTACTCATTATTTATAATTATTTTGTAGGTTTAATTAGGATCTCCTTTAAAGTTTTTAACCGACCAAGCGACTTATAAACAGTTTGTTGCAAATTGACTTATGTATTATTTAAAACGCTTGTTCGAGTTTTATCTGGATGCCAGTATCCATACGGCATTGGCGGTTTTTGCGTTGATCGAGGTTACCGGTGTTTTTTTTGGAATTACCAGAGACCATAACTTTTCCTTTTTGGTGTTTTTTGGCACTATAGTTTGCTACAATTTCGTTAAATATGGAGTAGAGGCCAAGAAGTATATTCTGGTGTCCAGTACCTACCATAGGTATATACAATTCGTTAGCTTTATTGCCGGCGCCTTTGCGTTATACCATGCGTTTTACATTACGCTTAGTGCTTGGGTGGGTATTGTTTTCTTGTCATTATTGACTGGGTTGTACGCTGTTCCCATGCTCCCCCGTGCAAAGAATCTTAGGAGCTTGGGCGGATTTAAGATATTCATTGTAGCCTTGGTGTGGGCGGGATCAACGGTGTTGCTACCAGTGATGTCTGCAGATAAGCCTATTCGTTGGGATGTAATTATTGAAGGAATTCAACGGTTTATAATGGTGCTGGTCTTAATGGTGCCTTTTGAGATTAGAGACTTAAAGTACGATGATTTGCGGCTTAATACCTTGCCACAACGCTTTGGTTTTATAAATTCTAAATTATTAGGTGCCTTTGGTTCCTTGCTATTTTTTATGTGCACTTTTTTAAAGGATGACATCACTTATTTGGATGTCATTAGTAAGGGGTTTTTGTTTCTTATTTTATGGCTAATGATCTATAGGACAAAGAAGATTCAATCCAAATATTTTTCTTCATTTTGGGTAGAAGCAATTCCAATTTTTTGGTGGGGATCCGTATTGGTAATCGGGCATTTCTTATCTACTTTCGCTTAGGGCTTTTTTTAACCTTTCCTTTTCTTCCAGCGGAAGCGTCCTTAGGTTGGCCTGGTCGCAAAGTGAGGTGAGCTTAGTGTTCTTTTTTATGAATGTTTTGCAGGTGCGACACATTAATAAATGAATCCTAATCCGTATTTTTTCAAATAGTGTGGCTTCCTTGTAC
Encoded here:
- a CDS encoding SprT-like domain-containing protein, with the protein product MQETLEKYLPERAVGLCLELIKENDVNLKIVNQRVTRHGDYRRLPNGAHMITVNVSLNKYRFLITLVHEIAHLVAFEKYGKTIKPHGVQWKMTFQYLMLPFIRPEVFPTKILPLLANHFKNPKASSDTDARLSIALKEFDKQEEGKNYVFQLPHGSIFRIYNGKLFQKKNKRVKRYECIEVATGKVYLFQPNAEVELIKT
- a CDS encoding ABC transporter ATP-binding protein, producing MIEVNNIHKSFDDSHVLKGISSNFEKGKTNLIIGQSGSGKTVFIKCLLGLFSTDKGTISYDGKIYSDLTGDEQRDLRQEMGMVFQGSALFDSMTVEGNVMFPLTMFTKQSKSEMQDRADFVLKRVNLLDAHKKFPSEISGGMQKRVAIARAIVMNPKYLFCDEPNSGLDPKTAILIDNLIHEITQEYDITTVINTHDMNSVMEIGEKIIFLKNGLKEWEGSNKEIFKTDNEAVTDFVYSSELFKKVRQMYIEERN
- a CDS encoding ABC transporter permease; amino-acid sequence: MNYLASIGSYFIMIREVFKKPTKWSVMKKLILKEIDELIYGSLGIIIFISFFIGGVVAIQTALNITNPLIPRNLIGFATRQSVILEFAPTFTSIIMAGKVGSYITSSIGTMRVTEQIDALEIMGVNSLNYLVFPKIIAMLFYPFVIAIAMYVGIFGGWVAGVFGGFSSSADFVEGLQLDFIPFHITYSFLKSIVFALVIATIPSFHGYYMKGGALEVGKASTTSFVWTSVVIIIFNYVLTQLLLG
- a CDS encoding mannose-1-phosphate guanylyltransferase, translated to MNKNYYAVLMAGGVGSRFWPISTSDFPKQFHDMLGAGDTLIQKTFKRLNKFIPTENILILTNERYNQLVLEQLPLVKQEQVVLEPAMRNTAPCILYAALKIQKKNPDAVMIVAPSDHWIEDESAFARDVVSCFNKCEKEDVLCTLGIKPTFPNTGFGYIEYEKTDTTPVKRVKQFREKPDYETAKEFLSQGNFLWNAGIFMWSVSAIVNSFEKYCPEQYNLFWKGVGYYNTEEESAFILEHYPKAENISIDYAILEPSSNIVVLPASFDWSDLGTWGSLYDKLDKDDDNNAVVNARVLSVNANGNIIRAPKEKIVVVDGLNDYIIVDKKEVLLIYPKSKEQEIKKVLTKVKDQFGDQFA
- a CDS encoding DUF389 domain-containing protein — protein: MEENLKKKDDKGFSNGNPENIKRDFKGLLGGVGVFLKDLLDIRDNTDQEATKASIIADIPFKGHTSWILICSIFIASVGLNANSTAVVIGAMLISPLMGPILGVGLSLATNDIDTLRRSLKNFAVMVVLSVFTAFLFFYFFPLRDESSELLARTAPDIRDVLIAFFGGLALVIARAKKGTIASVIFGVAIATALMPPLCTVGFGLAIGNFGYATGAMYLFTINTIFIGLATFLVIKVLRFPMVRYANSQRRRFIARMASIVAILVMIPAGFTFYDVFQESLFRKEAKQFIANNIKPYELPGEGRYLDNLTDIAYAHGKDGYIELVFMGSESIPDNVVATWNTQKNNYVKLRNVELKIVQGSKNLELDQMKYVNELYETKKAELLSKEQQIQVLKEEVGKMSKIAAQQIPFQEISAEAKTNYENLSNLGFAYTITTDFSKLDTIPVFNVQWKKGLSSHQKTKDTQKLTDWLRLRLKNAKIQVREEKI